Genomic DNA from Pelosinus sp. UFO1:
GAAGGAGAGACTATCTACATGGCAAGGGGTGCTAATTGGTTCGTTGATAACACCTATTTGCTTACGATTACAATATCCATTAAATCTTGGAGTTATGGTTCTTGTAATCGTAGGGCTCTTAGTTTATGTTATTAAAGATAGAAAAGAATATAATAAATTTAATTTTGCCGGTATCACCAGTGCAATTATTGGTTCAATAGTGATCGCCATCTCGACTACAGGACAGACAATGCAGGGTGTTTCTTTCGGAACTCAAATTTTATCTAGCCTGGGATTGCTTTTTATGGGGATAATTCTTATAGGAATAGGTAATCATATCAGAACTCCTGAAAAGGTTTCGAAGAAACAATTAATGTACGGTTCAGGAATATTATTTATTTTTTTTGGTGGCTTTTGGGTGTTATTAAACTGCTTCTGAATAGTATTAGGTTTATATGTGCAAAGAGTTGTGATCTATTATGCCCTAATACTATATTGTTAGATAATGTTATAGGTAATGAATTATAAATCTTAAAAAAGCTGATTGGTTTCGTTGCTTTCGGCTGGGCGGATGCTGTGGTATCTGTACATTGAGTCCCTAGGAAAGGAAGTATTTTGAAAGAATTAAATAGTACAGATGTTAAAGCGTATATAAGATTTGAATCACTTAATGTTTCAAAACGTAGAATCCTTTTTTCGCACATTATGATTAGTGGATTAATTTCTATACCTACTGCGGTATTTGGTGTATATTCGAATATAACCCAAATATTAATAATTCCAATTATAGTACTAGTTGCTATTTGGGCGGTTAATTTAGCATTTGGGATTGAAAGGAAACAAAAGGAATTCATTTTATTTTTGGGGTGTAATTCTTTAATTCTATCAATGACATGTTTACTTGCTATTTATAAGATATTGTCTACTATTATTGAAGTAAGTACTATGGCGATAATAGGTGTAATTATTTTTTATATTATAGGTTTAATAATAAATAATTTGAACGTTTTACGATTAATAAAGAAAGGTTATTATCACAAGAATTCAATTAGTGGATCAACCGTCTTAATTTTTCCTTTTGCTGTATTTGGTTTAGGTATCGGTAAAGCAATGATAGGTAATATTGGACAAAATGGAGCGGTTATTTTAATAGCATCTTGTTTAATGTTCTTTGCAGTTGTATGTATGATAGGAACTCATAATTTATTGAAATACATGTTAATAAGGAGATTTAATAAAAGTATTGATTAAGTTACACTCCTACGTAAAAATGCCCTTGATCCTGTGAAAAGTTCAGGATCAAGGGCACTTTCTATGCATCTTTTACTAGAAAGACATGTAAGGAGTGAGGAAAATCAAGAGATACAGTCATCTCTTTGGTTGTCACTAATATGTCATATTTTTCCTGTATTATAAAGCTCTAAACAAAGGAGGAGATAATACATGAGCTATGGCAATAGTGACGGTTCGGATCGCAGCTCTAGTGGTGGTTATGGAGGAGATAGTTCCGCTAGCAGCTACGGTGTTGAAGACGTCTGTATGAATAAAGATGCGGACTCACAAGATCAGAAGGGTGGTAAATAATGTATTACTTTCATATTTTCTATGCTATCCTTGAATATCTTCTATTTGGAGTAGTTTGGTTTATTGCACAGTATAATTTTTTGTATAAAACTTCTTTTTACAAAAATATTTGTAAGGAAGAGAGCGCAAAAGAAAAAAAGAAAAAAGCTTTGAAGTCGGCTATAATAGTAACCATTCTATTTGCATTCTTTAAAAATATAAATCATATCTTATCATATTTAAATTTGTTTAATTAGTCTCTTGCTTTCGGCTGGGCGGGTGGCCGAGTGTCTGCACATTTAAGGCTCTAGGAAAGGAAGTTTTATGAAAGAATTAAATAGCGAAGATGTTAAAGCGTATACAGATTTTGAAATAATAGATTTATCAAAGAAAAAACAAATTTGGTCAAGTTTTTTATTTAATTTATTAATTGCTATACCTACGGCATTCTTTGGGGACTATTCAGATATAACAAGAATAGTCATACCTCTAATCATTATAATATCAGCTGTATGGGTGGTTTACTTAAGTTTTAAGATTGAGAAAAAACGGGAAAGTTTTATTTTATATTTGGGGTGTAATGCTTTGTTCACCTCGATTATTTGTATGCTTGCTAGCTATAAGATATTGTCTACGATTATTGAAGTAAATAATTTGGTGATAGTAAGTGTAGTTGCCTTGTATATTATTTGTCTACTATTAAATGTGCTAAATGTATTACGATTAATAAGAAAAGGGCACTATGGCAAGAGCTCTCAAAAAGGATCTGCAGCTTTAATTATCCCTTTTTCAGTATTAGGTTTAGGTATTGGTAAAGCGATGGTAGGTAGAATTGGAAACAGTGGAGCAGTTATTTTGTTAGCATCTTGTTTAATGATTTTTTCATTTATGTATTTGATAGGAACTCAAAATATATTAAAATACGTGTTAATACAGATATATGATAAAAGTACTGCTAAATAGTGATTTGAATACAAAAAACTAGGAATAAAATGCCCTTGATCCTGTGAAATTCAGGATCAAGGGCGTTTTAGGTCTTTGGGGAATTATCATATTTTATTATTTATAATATGAAGCATAAGATTTTTTTCGTATTTTAAAAAATATACTTTTACGTAAAAGACATGGACTATTAAAGTACTTCAACTTTAATGGGGCCGTGCTCTTTTTCATATGTGGAAATATGAGTCTTGATGAGCATCTCTAATTCTTTGTTGACGGTTCGAAAATTATTATCAGCAATAAATCGAAGCTTTTCTAAACTTTCTTGATTGATGCGAAGTGTAAATTTAGGCATTTTTGACGGCACTCTAATCCCTCCATGTGGTCATAATTGCAATTTCAATATATAGTAAAATAAATTACTAGGGCGAATTGACGGCTAGGTGACGGCAATATATAATATAAAAATGAGGTGACTAAAAGGTGACGGCTTTATATGGTTACCTATAGTATCTCGAAAAGAAGACACTAAATACTCTAAGATGACTGGAGGACAGTACAAGTAATGATCATTCATGGGTCACTTATTGATGTTCAAACAAATTCCATAAACATAGCTGAAATTATTGATGGAACGGTAGGTTTTATGGGAATACACGGTTTTGCTGTTTCTGGAGGAGAATATAGAAGGGAGTGGAAAAGTATGAGGAAAAAGCCTGCG
This window encodes:
- a CDS encoding Arc family DNA-binding protein; this encodes MPSKMPKFTLRINQESLEKLRFIADNNFRTVNKELEMLIKTHISTYEKEHGPIKVEVL
- a CDS encoding phage holin family protein — protein: MKERLSTWQGVLIGSLITPICLRLQYPLNLGVMVLVIVGLLVYVIKDRKEYNKFNFAGITSAIIGSIVIAISTTGQTMQGVSFGTQILSSLGLLFMGIILIGIGNHIRTPEKVSKKQLMYGSGILFIFFGGFWVLLNCF